In Topomyia yanbarensis strain Yona2022 chromosome 2, ASM3024719v1, whole genome shotgun sequence, one DNA window encodes the following:
- the LOC131679637 gene encoding uncharacterized protein LOC131679637, with amino-acid sequence MAAQNFCDHLEAGRHEAHLNNPMLLFELVEKLPAHMKLDWSLYKQRCGEVNLRSFSQYMQTLVRAASDMTVNYDPRPQPVQQQRIVKEKNGKDKNFCGTHSMEDSSLMATTKEAAGVTTLSSSSACFICKNPGHRVKDCSEFDKKTVDERWETIQKLGLCRLCLGAHGRRPCKNRKQCDIDGCQRRHHPLLHSKRDINEAQQVRENRKMPGNCCKKFGNDVNSAKNGSRQESSEARLSSSKAVTNHHFAGKTTLFRIIPVTLYGNNRSVSVYAFLDDGSERTLIDEELVNDLGVVGDPQPLCLQWTANVKRSEANSQRVALERAGRSGASKHSLSDVRTVSKLDLPRHSLRYAELAETFPYLKGLPIDDYDQAVPRILIGNDNAHVTSTLKLRDGRPGEPIAAKSRLGWTVYGSNQDKSGDIVHSFHICECQEAEKTLHELVEKFFSVESLGIMEVAHPESAETQRANRILMETTKRVGQRFETGLLWKYDSFEFPDSYQMAVRRLQCLERRMQKDLLIGESVRRQLSEYQAKGYIHKATRKELDDSDPRRTWYLPLGVVINPKKPSKVRIFCDAAAKVDGVALNTMLLKVPDLLNTLLNVLYGFREKRVALCADLKEMFHQIQIRREDRHAQRLLWRDDPTQAPDVYLMDVATFGATCSPCSAQFVKNLNAKEHSRQYPVAADAIIRKHYVDDYLDSPDDVDEAVKLAHEVKLVHSLGEFHLRNWLSNSTEVLARVGERDPVTEKCLQLHKNSSTERVLGMYWKPVDDVFTFTTTLAVGAEHPT; translated from the coding sequence ATGGCGGCGCAGAATTTTTGTGATCATCTGGAAGCCGGGAGGCATGAAGCGCATCTCAACAATCCGATGCTACTGTTCGAGTTGGTAGAGAAGCTTCCAGCACATATGAAACTGGACTGGTCGCTATACAAGCAGCGCTGCGGGGAAGTGAACCTGCGTTCTTTCTCGCAGTATATGCAGACGCTGGTACGAGCGGCATCCGACATGACCGTGAACTACGATCCTAGGCCGCAACCTGTACAGCAGCAGCGAATAGTGAAGGAAAAGAACGGAAAGGACAAAAACTTCTGCGGAACTCACTCAATGGAGGATTCTTCTTTGATGGCGACGACCAAAGAAGCAGCTGGCGTTACGACGCTCTCATCAAGCTCAGcgtgtttcatttgcaaaaaccCGGGGCATCGGGTAAAAGACTGCTCAGAGTTCGACAAGAAAACGGTCGATGAACGCTGGGAGACAATACAGAAACTCGGCTTGTGTCGGCTCTGTCTTGGAGCACACGGAAGGCGCCCCTGCAAGAATCGCAAGCAATGCGATATCGACGGATGTCAACGGCGACACCACCCCTTGCTGCACTCCAAACGGGACATAAATGAAGCCCAGCAGGTCAGGGAAAACAGAAAGATGCCAGGAAATTGCTGTAAGAAGTTTGGGAACGACGTAAATTCGGCGAAGAATGGGTCCAGGCAAGAATCGAGTGAAGCTAGGCTAAGTAGTTCCAAAGCTGTCACCAACCATCATTTCGCTGGGAAGACTACGCTTTTTCGTATTATTCCAGTGACTTTGTATGGGAACAATCGATCTGTGTCCGTGTACGCTTTCTTGGACGACGGCTCGGAGAGAACGCTGATTGACGAAGAGTTGGTAAATGACCTTGGGGTTGTAGGAGATCCGCAACCATTGTGCTTGCAGTGGACGGCGAACGTGAAGAGGTCAGAAGCTAATTCTCAACGGGTCGCATTGGAAAGAGCAGGACGGTCAGGggcatccaaacattctttgtcGGACGTGCGCACTGTAAGCAAGCTGGACTTACCACGACATTCCTTGCGGTACGCGGAACTCGCAGAAACATTTCCGTACCTAAAGGGCCTACCCATCGATGATTACGATCAAGCGGTACCTCGCATCCTCATCGGAAACGACAACGCTCACGTTACATCGACACTCAAGCTACGAGATGGCCGACCGGGAGAGCCGATAGCAGCAAAATCACGTTTAGGATGGACGGTTTACGGATCCAACCAGGACAAGTCAGGGGATATCGTTCATAGTTTCCACATATGCGAGTGCCAGGAGGCCGAGAAGACCCTACATGAGCTCGTGGAGAAGTTTTTCTCAGTCGAGAGTCTGGGTATAATGGAAGTCGCCCATCCTGAGTCCGCGGAAACTCAACGAGCAAATCGGATCCTGATGGAAACTACTAAGCGGGTTGGACAGCGATTCGAAACTGGGCTTCTCTGGAAGTACGATAGCTTCGAGTTCCCGGACAGCTACCAGATGGCGGTTCGACGACTGCAGTGTTTGGAAAGGCGTATGCAGAAGGATTTACTCATCGGCGAAAGTGTGAGGAGACAGCTTTCTGAGTATCAAGCGAAAGGGTACATACACAAAGCGACCCGGAAGGAGCTCGATGATTCAGATCCACGGCGTACGTGGTACTTACCTTTAGGAGTGGTCATCAATCCCAAGAAGCCGTCCAAGGTTCGTATCTTCTGCGATGCAGCGGCCAAAGTGGATGGAGTCGCACTCAACACGATGCTGTTGAAAGTGCCGGATCTGCTAAATACGTTGCTCAATGTTCTATACGGATTCCGGGAGAAACGGGTCGCTCTGTGCGCGGATTTGAAGGAGATGTTTCACCAGATTCAGATTCGACGAGAAGATCGACATGCGCAACGACTGCTTTGGCGAGATGATCCAACACAAGCCCCCGATGTGTATTTGATGGACGTCGCAACGTTTGGTGCAACGTGTTCACCGTGTTCGGCACAATTCGTGAAGAATTTGAACGCTAAGGAGCATTCAAGACAGTATCCAGTTGCAGCCGACGCAATTATCCGGAAGCACTACGTGGATGACTACTTGGACAGCCCTGACGACGTTGACGAAGCGGTGAAGCTGGCACATGAAGTCAAACTGGTCCACTCTCTCGGCGAATTCCATCTGCGGAACTGGCTTTCAAATTCCACCGAGGTTCTCGCACGGGTCGGGGAGAGAGACCCAGTCACAGAAAAGTGTCTCCAGCTGCACAAGAACAGCTCAACCGAACGCGTGCTCGGGATGTACTGGAAGCCGGTCGACGATGTCTTCACGTTTACAACGACGCTAGCGGTG